Proteins encoded together in one Stigmatella aurantiaca window:
- a CDS encoding antibiotic biosynthesis monooxygenase family protein, producing the protein MIVAISRFRPPEGQGDALAERFQERARLVDRHEGFLGLEVLRSFERQPEFLLMTRWRDRDALRAYLQSEDFQAAKAAGAAQEDATFALYEVVAQ; encoded by the coding sequence ATGATCGTCGCCATCTCCCGATTCCGGCCACCCGAGGGCCAGGGGGACGCCCTGGCCGAGCGGTTCCAGGAGCGCGCCCGGCTCGTGGACCGGCACGAGGGCTTCCTGGGCCTGGAAGTCCTCCGGTCCTTCGAGCGGCAGCCCGAGTTCCTGCTGATGACGCGCTGGCGGGACCGGGACGCCCTGAGGGCCTACCTCCAATCCGAGGACTTCCAGGCAGCCAAGGCCGCCGGGGCCGCGCAGGAGGATGCCACCTTCGCCCTGTACGAAGTCG